Within the Longimicrobiaceae bacterium genome, the region TCCGACTCGCCGGCGCCGCACGCCATGGGCCGGATCCCCGTGCGGGTGCCGACGATTTCGAAGACGCTGGGCGCCGCGCTGGCCAGAATCTCCTGCCGGTCCACCACGCGCACGCTCCGCGCCTCCGCCGCGCGGCGCACCTGGAAGCGGTCCGCGACCACCGTGATCCCCTCCAGCACCTCCGGGCGCGGGAGGATCCGCACGGTGAACATCGCGCCGTTCTCGGTGGCCTCCACCTCCTCCTCCCAGCGGGCGTACCCCAGCCCCGACACGACCCACTTCTGCGTCCCCGAGCGGATGCCGTTCAGCACGAACCGCCCCTGCGCGTCGGTGAGGACCTTCCGGCCCAGCGCGGGGATGCTGATGACGACGTCGCGGACGGGGGCTCCCGTGAGCGCGTCGAGCACCTCGCCGCCCACCGTGATCATCGCGGGCGCAGGCGTCCCCGGCGGAGGTGGAGGCGGCAGCGGCGTCTGCTGCGACCACGCGGGGGGCGCGGCGAGCGCACACAGCATCAGAGCGAGCGGGGCGGCCAGGGTTCGGATCCGGTGCGGCATGGGATCGTGTCCATCCGTGGAAGAGTTGCTGCGCGCCCGGCATGGGCCCGGGCGGAAGGGGCTTCGGTACGTGCGCGGGTCTACCCCGCTGCCCCCGGAGTGTTTCCCGGCCCGAGCCCGTACCGCTCCCGGAGCAGCTCCAGGTGGTGCCGCACGTGCCCGGCGGCGACGTAGGCGAGCGAGCGGGTGCTCACCGGCGCTTCGTTCGCGACGCCCCTGCGCTCCCAGGCGTCCTCCGGCATCCCGCGGAGCAGCGCCAGCGTGGCCGCGCGCGCCGCCTGGAAGTCGTCGAGCAGCTCCGCCAGCGGCCGCCGGTCCGACCCCGCGGCGGCGACGTAGGCGTTCTCGTCGAAGCCGGCGAGCGGCGTGGCGTCGCCGCGCCCGACACGCAGCGCGCGGTAGGCGTACACCCGCTCCGTGTCGGCCAGGTGGCCCACCACCTCCTTGACGCTCCACTTCCCCGGCGCGTAGCGGGCCAGCGCGCCCTCCTCATCCAGCCCCTCGCAGAGGCGGCGCAGCTCGGCGGGCTGGCCGGCGAGGAGACCGGGCACGTCGCCACCCGCCGCGGCGAGCGCCACGTAGCCGGCGTAGAACGACGCGTACTCGTCGGGGGCGGGGGGTGTCGCGAGCGGGTTCGTCATGGTCGGGATCGAGAGGAGCGGGAAGAGAAAGGGAGGGCGGGCGCTACTCGTCGTACCGCCCGCCCTCCACGGCGTCGCGGATCCGCTCCACGTCGCCGCGGAAGGCGCCGAGCGCCAGCATCAGCTCGATGCGCGCCTGCTGGCCGGTGAGGTGGTCGGCGAAGATCGCCCCCATCTCCCGCAGCTCGTGGCCGCCCCCGGCGTAGGCGTAGGTGTCGAGCACGCGCCCGCGGAGGGAGCGGGAGGTGACCACCACCGGCCGCCCCGCCTCCGTCCAGCGCCGCACCCCCGGCACCACGGCCGGGGGGACGTTCCCCCGCCCCAGCGCCTCCAGGACGATCCCGCGGGCGCCGCTGTCCAGCGACGCCTCCACCAGCCGGGAGTCCGCCCCCGCCACCGTCTTCACCAGGTCCACCGGCACCACCGGCGACTCCGGCATGAGCGAGGGCTTGCGGCGCGACTCGCGATAGTACAGGACGTGCCCCTTGTCCACGATTCCCAGAGGGCCCCAGTTGGGCGACTGGAAGGTGCCGAACTCCTCCGTGTGGGTCTTCACCACCTCGGCGCCCTGCACGATCCGCTCGTCCATCACCACCATGGTCCCCCGGCCGCGCGACTCCGGTGAGGCGGCCACCTGCACCGCGCTCATCAGGTTGATGGGGCCGTCCCACGAGAGCTCGGAGGAGCTGCGCATGGCCCCCGTGACCGTGACCGGCACCACCGCGGGAAGGGAG harbors:
- a CDS encoding asparaginase; its protein translation is MASGGRLPRIALIATGGTISMRLDPERGGAVPRLSGEEIVELVPGIGRVAELKVRDFGRFPGPHMTIERMWALRAEILRAVEDGFDGVVVSHGTDTIEETAYLLDRSLPAVVPVTVTGAMRSSSELSWDGPINLMSAVQVAASPESRGRGTMVVMDERIVQGAEVVKTHTEEFGTFQSPNWGPLGIVDKGHVLYYRESRRKPSLMPESPVVPVDLVKTVAGADSRLVEASLDSGARGIVLEALGRGNVPPAVVPGVRRWTEAGRPVVVTSRSLRGRVLDTYAYAGGGHELREMGAIFADHLTGQQARIELMLALGAFRGDVERIRDAVEGGRYDE
- a CDS encoding DinB family protein — its product is MTNPLATPPAPDEYASFYAGYVALAAAGGDVPGLLAGQPAELRRLCEGLDEEGALARYAPGKWSVKEVVGHLADTERVYAYRALRVGRGDATPLAGFDENAYVAAAGSDRRPLAELLDDFQAARAATLALLRGMPEDAWERRGVANEAPVSTRSLAYVAAGHVRHHLELLRERYGLGPGNTPGAAG
- a CDS encoding carboxypeptidase regulatory-like domain-containing protein, which translates into the protein MPHRIRTLAAPLALMLCALAAPPAWSQQTPLPPPPPPGTPAPAMITVGGEVLDALTGAPVRDVVISIPALGRKVLTDAQGRFVLNGIRSGTQKWVVSGLGYARWEEEVEATENGAMFTVRILPRPEVLEGITVVADRFQVRRAAEARSVRVVDRQEILASAAPSVFEIVGTRTGIRPMACGAGESEFNCATVRGRTVRPAVFIDDTYSPAGLEALRSMAPEEMFLIESYGGGRAIRVYTTWYVEKMSQFGNRLPPLTWW